One genomic segment of Salinigranum rubrum includes these proteins:
- a CDS encoding DUF429 domain-containing protein yields the protein MSLTRTHMFGVDFSGSQTPGRSIWITEARYNTGGFKIESCRSAIDRFNLSSNPSRDTVYNELRDLVRSHPSAVFGFDFPFSLPEPVIGDNTWPEYLDTLQNYFDNHSAERFRKNRVGRAESATGARYLRRETDWKYGGQCPYSPQIQYQTLYGQRDLLAPLITKGGARALPLQTRVNKSPWLIEVYPAATLSLLGFYRQGYKNQPKSKERRESNVDGLRNRGVKINNSIRDICRKSDDAHDSLFAAYAVLNALQDDFPKDNNGAAIEGQIFV from the coding sequence ATGTCCCTAACACGGACCCACATGTTTGGTGTTGATTTTAGCGGTTCTCAAACTCCAGGGCGAAGCATTTGGATTACGGAGGCACGGTATAATACCGGTGGGTTTAAAATCGAGTCTTGTCGCTCGGCCATTGACCGATTTAATCTCTCTTCCAACCCGAGTCGTGATACCGTCTACAACGAACTCAGAGACTTAGTTAGATCCCATCCATCTGCCGTTTTTGGGTTTGATTTTCCGTTTAGTTTGCCAGAACCGGTTATCGGCGATAACACTTGGCCCGAGTATTTAGATACACTTCAAAACTACTTCGACAATCATTCGGCCGAACGGTTTCGTAAAAACCGTGTTGGGCGTGCTGAGTCTGCTACAGGAGCTCGATATCTTCGCCGTGAAACGGACTGGAAGTACGGGGGGCAGTGCCCGTATAGTCCGCAGATTCAATATCAGACATTATATGGCCAACGTGACCTCTTAGCTCCATTAATCACGAAGGGCGGTGCTAGAGCTCTACCACTCCAAACTCGCGTTAATAAAAGTCCTTGGTTGATAGAGGTGTATCCAGCGGCCACGTTGAGCTTACTGGGATTCTATAGACAAGGATACAAGAACCAACCGAAGTCGAAGGAGCGCCGGGAGTCGAATGTTGATGGACTTCGGAACAGAGGTGTCAAAATCAACAATTCAATCCGCGACATATGTCGAAAATCGGATGACGCTCACGACAGTCTATTTGCCGCCTATGCAGTACTAAATGCCCTCCAGGATGATTTCCCGAAGGATAACAACGGAGCCGCCATTGAAGGGCAAATATTTGTGTGA
- a CDS encoding winged helix-turn-helix domain-containing protein, with product MRYSADWMTIADDRILEYLSSTETSTPKKMEDSGSVRFTRQYIGERCRKLASYGLLKHLGNGVYRITNTGEQYLQGEIDAEELSHIE from the coding sequence ATGCGATATTCGGCGGATTGGATGACGATTGCGGATGACCGAATCTTAGAATATTTATCGAGTACTGAAACAAGTACGCCTAAAAAAATGGAGGATAGCGGATCTGTTCGATTTACTCGCCAGTACATCGGCGAGCGCTGCAGAAAGCTCGCCAGTTACGGGTTGTTGAAACATCTTGGCAATGGTGTATACCGAATAACTAACACTGGTGAGCAGTACCTGCAGGGTGAGATCGACGCCGAAGAATTATCCCACATTGAATGA